TCAAGGGCCAAGGTAAGAACGGGAAACCCTACGAGTTCTGGAATCGTAAGCTCCAGATCTGGACCGGCAACAAGGCCGTGGAATGCACTATCCGCAAGGACAAGGCCGACGAGCACGGCCAGATCCTCGTCGGCAGTCGTGCGACTTTCCGCGTGGTGAATGGCCGGATTTACAACGGCCAATTGGCGTTCGACATCGACGCCTGAGCAAGAGGGGGAAGCGGGGAGACGCACGGAACGTGCGTCCCCCGCTCCCCCTCTCCTTTCCTTGTTTTAACAAAACATAACTGACATTTTCCATTGAACGATTGGTTAGATGCGCAGTTCGGACCGTGGGCAAAGGTGGTGGTCTGGATCGCAATCGTGTGGATCGTGAAATGGTGGTGTCGCTATCGCCTCCGCATTGCGCGGATTCGCCGCACGTCATGACACCTCTCTCCGTGGTTCCTCCCGTTGACCTCATCGAGGCCGCGGAACTTCAGACAATGGCCATGTGGTCAACCCTCCGGCTCCTTTTGGTGCCCCTCGTCATTTTCATCATCCTGCATTTCGGCAGAAGGCAGGGCTAACGCTTTCGGTTCTCCGCCGCGGTTGGCGGAGGCCGGGAAACCAAAGAAACGCAACATATGCGCAAACTGCAAAACACCGTCAGCCTTGGCCTTGCCAAGGGCCGCAACATGTTCAACTCCACTCAGGCCCTCGCCGTGGGTGCCCTTCTGGCTCTGGCCACGGGAGCGCATGCACAGGGCGCTACCGCCGAATCGCTCGTGTCCGCGATGACCAGCGAAATCGGCGATATCGACGGTCACATGTGGACCATCGGTGCGGCCGTCGCCGCAGTCCTTGGGGTTATCGTGGTCATCACCCTCCTGCTGCGCAACGGCAAGAAGGTGGCCACCTCGTCCTAAGCAAACCGGGGAGGGGGTTCCGGCCCCCTCCCCTTTCCTTTTCCTGCCGTGGTCGAAGTCCTCCTTTGCCAGCTGATCGGAACGATTTGGGCCGCCTGCATCTTCTTCGCGATCATTTCCGCTTTCCGCCTATGAACCGTCTCGCCCTGGTATTGCTCCTCGCGTTTGGCTTGCTGCTCCCCGAAGCGGCGCACGCATGGTCATGGGAAAGCCAGTTCCCCTCGGTGAAAGCTTCGTCCCGTTGCCGGATCGTGCTGAAGCGGAACACCTCGCCGACAAACCGGACGATCTACCTTCTGACGGGCACGACGTGGACACCAATTGTCGTTGGCCCGGGAACCCCGGATTTACCGCTGTCGGGATTTCCGAACGAAAGCTTTGCGGGTTACGCCCTTAATTCCACCTCTTCGTCCGTGCCGCTCGGGTCGCAGCTCGGCTCTACCTCGGCTGTTAGAATCCCGTCCAACATGCGGACGCTTCAATTCGCGCTTACGGCGGATGCCCGGATCATCGGGCCATACATCAACGTTGACTGCTGGATCTATGAAACCACCGGACTGGCCATTCGCGGCATCAGCGGAAACAGCACGTATGTGGTCACCCTGCCGGATGTAACGATCAGTTTCGGCGGGATCGAAGGTCAGGAAACGATGATTCCAGGCGGAGGCAATGCCCCGGATTCGGACGGCGACGGGATCTCGGATGACGACGATCCTGACGACGACAACGACGGGATTTCGGATGGCAACGATGATTTCCCCAAGGACCCGAACGAAAACAACGACAACGACAACGACGGAACCGGCGACAATGCCGACCCCGATGACGACAACGACGGGAAGCCCGATGGCGACGACGCATTTCCTTGGGATCCCGGTCAGTGGAAGCCGGATACCGATGGCGACGGCACCCCCGACGACCAAGACGCTTTTCCGACCAACCCCGGCGAGGACAAGGACAACGACGGCGACGGGATCGGCGACAACACGGACCCCGACGACAACACTCCCCCGGGCGGCGGTGGTGGCGATCCTCCGGGCGGCGGTGGAGACGGAGACGATCCACCTGGGGGAGGCGGTGGTGGTGACGGTGGAGACGACGGCGGCACGCCGGGAGGTGGAGGGGGCGGCGATGGTGACGATGACGACGAACCATTCGGCTCCGGGAGCTTCCCAGGCATCGAAGACCCGTCAGGGATGGTGAACGAGATCAAGGACGCTCTCGGAGACATCAAGGACGCTGTGGCCGGAGAAGTCGCAGGCTGGAAAGTGTGGGATATCAAGATGTCAAATCCGGGCATCGCCCAATGGACTTTCACGATGAATTTCGGCCCGGATCTCGGTTCCTACACGAACTCATTCGACCCCGACTTTTTGTCCCTCATCCGCAAGGCGATTCTAATCTCCTTGGGCTTCTGCTTTCTCGCCGGATCACTCCGCGTCTTGTCATGGCGATGATCACCTTCAATAGCCTCAATGGGGCGATAGCTGAGATCGGCAAACAGCTGACGAAGCTTGCGGGTGTCGTCCTGCTGCCAGCTACGGCGTTCCTAGTATTCTGCAAGGACTTCATTATCGTCGTCCTTGTTGGCACCTTGGAGCCCATCGGGGCCGCGCTGGATGCGCTGGTTCTGAATCTCGATGTCAACGCGCTGAATGTGAACCTCGGCAAGGTGAACTCGATTTTCCCCATCCCGGAGTTTCTGGCGATGGTGGCGGCCTTCGTCGCGTTGTGGGCGGCGGTTCAAGGGGTGAAGTGGGTGCTCAAGTTCATCCCCACCATGGGCTAATGATCTTTGTCGTGACCGGCAAAATCGGAGCGGGAAAGACGCTCTTCGGGTGCCACCGGGCAATGCAGGTTTTCGGCTATGGCGGGCACGTCACGTCCAACATCGTCTTTCTCGAAGAGGGATGCCGGAAGTATCTGGCTTACCGGGGGAGATCGTTCGATTTCGCGGCTCAATACCAGTATCACGACTTCGAAGAGGAGCCGAACTTCATGTTGAAAGCCCGCAAGGGTACGAAGTCGAACCCGACTTTGGTCCTGATCGACGAGGCGCACTTGTATTACCCCTCGGGGCGGTCGCAGCACTACGACGTGGCGTTCGAGCTCCTGAACAAGTTCATTAGCCAGAGCCGCAAGTTTCACATCGATATCTACCTGATCACCCAGGACGAAAGCCTTCTTTACCACCGGCTCAAGACACAGGCCGAGCACCGGTATCACTGCATCGACATGCGGAAGAAGTCCTACGGGTGGCTGGGCACCCCGCCCGGTGCCGGGCTCAAGTGGGTGGAGAAGGACACGAAAAGCGATCTGGTGATGAAGGAAGGCGAAACCCAGCTCGATAAGCGCCTCTTCGGCTGCTTCGACACCTTCCAGAAATACGACAAGTTCACACGGGAGCTACAGGCCAATTTGCCAACGCATGACCTGCTCCCGAACACCTTCAGTGAGGGCCTGATTCCGGGCCTCATCCGCCGCGGCCGGCGCTTCCTGTTTCCATGAGAGTCATTATCATCATTCTTGTGTGCGTGGGCTTGGTGGGGTTCGGGATCTTCAAGATCTCGAACGTTTTCGCTACGAAGGGCGGCAAGCATCCCGAGAAGTCTCTTGCGGGCTCTTTGTTGCACACGGGGTCCCCGCAGCCCGCTGCGGAAGCCCCCGCGCCGGTATCCGAAGCGGCACCCGTTCAGGCCGCTCCTGTGCTCTCTCCGGTGCCGTTTGGGCCTCCGTTGCCGGATGACTACGTCCCTCCCCCGCCGAAGGCTCAAGCGGTGGCTGAACAAGAAGCGAAGCCCCTCGCAGAAGCAGGGTCCAATCTCATGGGCAAGAAGCCGGTGGAGATCCGGGTTTTCAGTTTCGTTAACCGGATCGTGCCGTCCATTGATGTCCTTCGTGCCGAGGTTGCCGCTGCAGCTGATTTCTCGGTGCTGGTCGACCAACGGGCAAACGCGTGGATTCTCAGGGCACCAGCGGACGTAATGGAGGAATACTCCAAGGTAGTGCAGGCCCTCGACGTGCGCCCGGATCAGGTGGATATGGATTTTTTGTTGGTAGCGGTCTCACAGGATCGTGTCGCGTCCCTCGGCCTCTCCGGGCTGCTGAACTCCGGAGCGCCCCACCTAGAGGGCGTTTCGCTCGTATTTGAGCCCAGCGGCCTGAACCTTCGTGTCGGAAGCTCCTCGCTCAATCTGGAGATCGACAAGGGCCGCGAGGCGGTCCACGTGGTCACGCTGCCTGTTGTCCGGGCTGTGGCCGGAGAGCCCTTCAAGCTCGATTCCGTGGATGAGATCCCGATTGCCCAATCGACCTACCGGGATGACGTCGAGACGCGCAGCTATGAGTACCGGAAAGTCGGCCTCGGCATTTCCGGAGGAATCGTCCGGGTCGGGGCCTCAATGGTCCTTTCCCTCAAGCAATCGAATGGCTCCGTCGTCCGCGAGTCGGCGGAGGCCCCTACGTTCAGGACATCGACCACGGAAACCGTTGCATGGCTTCAGCCCGGGGAATGGACGGTCGTTTCCGGCCTGACCATGGAACGTCGTGTCTGGCGCCGTGGCTTCCTCGAGCGGAAAGACGATCAGGAGAAAGACCTGGTTCTTCTGTTCGCCCGTGCCCGGACTTCGGTTGGATCGTCCCAGGTAGGTGAGTTCGTCGAGATAGACGACATGCGGGCGTTGGACGGCGGCGATCACCCGCTACTACCCGCGCGGCCGACCGAAGCATCGGACAGCAAGGAGGCAGTGGAGCGGATGGAAACCGAGTGGCTTCGGGAGCGGTCACAGCGGGCAAGCCGGTCCCGGATCGGGCCGCGTCACCGCAACTAGGAGTTGTCTCTAGCGTTCCGGCGAGATAGATGCAGGCGATGTCATCGCTGCGCCGCCAGATCGGAATTATCCTCTTCAAGATGAGCTTCGTCTTGGTAATGGTCGCGGGGGTGTGGCTGTTTTGGCCGAAACTTGCCCCTCTCGTGACAGAGATGTTGCTTCCTGAGAGGTTTAAGCCGAAGGCCGCGCCGGTTGCGAGTGAGCCTGAGAAGGCGGAAGACAAAGCTCCCGCGTGGGATCCCGCAAAACAAGCGCTGCCCCCTGGGATGCAGGCGACAAAGCCCTGAGGTTCCAACGAGAAGTCCCAGATCAGCGCCAGTTAGCCAAGAGCTGGCTGGATCTTGGCAACATGTAGCGAATCCAAGCTGCGGCGGGAGCCACACCATCGGTGTGTTCCCCAGCTCCTCGAAAATCTCAAGCTGAAGAAAAATTGTGTATTGACCCACAGAAAATGTGGGTTAATCTCCCCTCGGAATTCGAGAAAGGCCGTCGCGGCTGATGCCGCTAGGAAGTGTTCTCGGATCCCAGTCAGTTACAACCCTAACCTAACAAAATATGACCCCCAGATACAGAGACGCAAAAAACCGAATAGGCGAAGCGGTACCACATTCCTTTATGTAGCTGATGGTCAGCAACTAAAGAGCAAGTGGCCGCTGTTGCATCGCATCAGCCATGTCCACCATTAAATCCAAAACCACCCCCGCAACTCCACGAAATGAGAAACTCTCGGAACGCCAGAAAAAGGCTGAAGAGAAGTGGACGAAGGGTATCCCTGAAACGACCCGACTTTATCTCGGCATGGAGCCCGATCCTTACCGGCGCTTCCTTGTTGTGATGGCTTCAGCCTTTGCTGCTGGTTACGCTTGGATCTACAAGGGTAATTGGACCGCACAGGTGATTTACGCTGCCATGTTTCTCATCTTCCTCGGGGTCTCGGTGTGGTTCAAACACTGGGATGAAAAAGAAGATTAGACTTAGTTTCGACCTGCCACCTGAGGCGAAGGTGCTAATGGAAGATCTTCAGGAGCGAAGCAATGCTTCAACGCTCACGGAGGTCTTCCGGAAGGCCCTTGCAATCTATGATCTCTTCCTCGAGCAGAACGAGCTCAATGGAAAGATCATCTTTGAAAGCGCCGAAGGAAAGCAGGAAACATTACGTTTGGTATGAGAGGGGGCGGCGGCAAAAGCCGCGCCCCCTTTTCATTTTCAGTCAAGCTCCTCAGGCTCCTCAGGCTCCTCAGGCTCCTCAGGCTGCTTGGGCTATATGGCCTGACGCGTCGCAATTCAGTTGCTTGCGATCGCTGCAATCCTTGGATGCGATCCTTTAAGGGGGGACCGGGGGGAGATCCGTCTCCCCGGCCGCCGGAGGCGCTGAGGGGTGAAGGGGCGGAGCCCCTTGAAAATTTACTGCAGTAAAAAGGGGAGGGGCTAACCCCTCCCCCGCCCTGTCATGGTTCTTGGATCCATGTAGCCCATTGCTTGGCTGCTTCCTTGGCCACATGAAGTGGCACGCTGTCTTGGCGGATGCCTCCGTAAGTGATGTGCATGTCAATCATGTCATCCATGATGTCCATGCCGAACGTCCACCATTCGGGGTAACCGGTGGCGGGATCCACGATGCTCAGTTCGTTGCGGAATGATTGGTCTTGCATGCTCTCTTAGTTGTTAGGGGCGCTAATTGCGCACGCATCGCGCGCGCAATTGATAGGCGGAGCGAAGCCGATGGCGGGGCCTCGACGTCTAAGGCCGAAGGCCGTGCCTCCATCTGTGTCGTTAGCGAAGCATGACACA
This portion of the Luteolibacter luteus genome encodes:
- a CDS encoding zonular occludens toxin domain-containing protein, which codes for MTGKIGAGKTLFGCHRAMQVFGYGGHVTSNIVFLEEGCRKYLAYRGRSFDFAAQYQYHDFEEEPNFMLKARKGTKSNPTLVLIDEAHLYYPSGRSQHYDVAFELLNKFISQSRKFHIDIYLITQDESLLYHRLKTQAEHRYHCIDMRKKSYGWLGTPPGAGLKWVEKDTKSDLVMKEGETQLDKRLFGCFDTFQKYDKFTRELQANLPTHDLLPNTFSEGLIPGLIRRGRRFLFP